The window GGCCTGATCTCGTCCCGGCCTCTCACTCCCCATCGAGCAGGGCCAGTTGCTCATCGTCGAGGGCGATCTCCCCCGCCGCCATGTTGGCCCGCAGATGGGACAAGGAAGCCGTGCCCGGGATGGGCAGCAGAGCCGGGGAGCGGTGGAGCAGCCAGGCGAGGGCCACTTGGGTCGTGGTCGCACCCGTCTGCTTCGCCACCCGGGCGAGGGCGCTGTCGGGGGCCGGCCGGGCTGTACCGGCGAGCGGCTTCCAGGCGATGAAGGCGATGCCCTCGCGTTCGCAGTGGTCGAGTTCCTTCTCGTAGCGCCGGTCGTAGAGGTTGTACTTGTTCTGGACGCTCACGATGCGGGCCACGGCGCGGGCCTGCTCGATCTGTTCCACCGTCACCTCGGAGAGGCCGATGTGGCGGATCTTCCCCTCGTCCTGGAGCTGTTTCAGCGCCCCGACCTGGTCCTCCAGCGGCACCTGGGGATCGACCCGGTGCAGCTGGAAGAGCTCGATGCGCTCCAGCCGCAGTCGGCGCAGGCTCAACTCCGCTTGCTGGCGGAGGTAGTCGGGGCGGCCCAGCACCCGCCACTGGTGGGGGCTGGGCCGGACCTCACCGGCCTTGGTGGAGACGACCAGGCCCGGCGCGTAGGGGTGGAGCGCCGACGCGAGCAACTCCTCGTTGGCGCCGAGCCCGTAGACGTCGGCGGTGTCGATGAACGTCGCGCCGAGTTCCACCGCGCACCGTGCCACCTCGGCGGCCTTGTCCGGCCGGGTCGGCGGGCCCCAGTGGTGGGGTCCCGTCAGCCGGAGCGCCCCGAAGCCGAGCCGGCCCACGGTGAGGTCGCCTCCCAGGGTGATGTGTGTACCGACGGCTCGGCCGGGTCGCACGGTGACGGTTTCCTTTCAGCCGGGGATCAGGGAAGCCGGACGGAGAGCGGGTGCTGGAAGACGCCGCGGGGGTCGTACTTCGCCTTGACCTTCTGCAGGCGGCGGTATCCGTCCTTGTAGTAGAGGGTGTGCCAGGGCACGTCCGAGGTGTTCCAGCGCGGATCGGCCAGGTCGGTGTCGGGATAGTTGATGTAGCAGCCGTCGTGGTCGTCGTTCGGCACGGGCACTCCGCCGGTGTCGCGGAACACGTCCCGGTACAGCTCGCGGATCCAGTTCAGGTGCACGTCGTCGAGGCCCGGATCCATCCAGGTCGCGGAGAACCACGCCTTGAGGATCGAGTCCCGCTGCGGCACCGCGGTGGCCCCGGGCGCCACGGTGTTGACCTTCCCCCCGTACGAGTAGAGGTCCACGGCGCCCCACCCCTCGAACGCCGGGTCG of the Streptomyces koelreuteriae genome contains:
- a CDS encoding aldo/keto reductase translates to MRPGRAVGTHITLGGDLTVGRLGFGALRLTGPHHWGPPTRPDKAAEVARCAVELGATFIDTADVYGLGANEELLASALHPYAPGLVVSTKAGEVRPSPHQWRVLGRPDYLRQQAELSLRRLRLERIELFQLHRVDPQVPLEDQVGALKQLQDEGKIRHIGLSEVTVEQIEQARAVARIVSVQNKYNLYDRRYEKELDHCEREGIAFIAWKPLAGTARPAPDSALARVAKQTGATTTQVALAWLLHRSPALLPIPGTASLSHLRANMAAGEIALDDEQLALLDGE